The following proteins come from a genomic window of Pichia kudriavzevii chromosome 1, complete sequence:
- a CDS encoding uncharacterized protein (PKUD0A04690; similar to Saccharomyces cerevisiae YMR212C (EFR3); ancestral locus Anc_8.727) gives MHSFFKQKHQKLILQCYPSPKLSIAETKPNQAELSYLVFYASSRRTKLEKVGIFLLKKTASDISHKRVGHLKVTLYILQELIEKCSEDIGFLTPYFLSIMNDVVSLGDLSVCQLANEVFVKYCALIQPTQRQILSLDSNVLKTFIAVLNKFLDFSHNNQKEWLRISLNTSLAIADYIDFSFVHLERINLIKKSLDMILNMLKDTRFDDELIRTQTTSTQLSPNDLDLDKHAIQCLKSFFDTSSKRQLDESTNSVLSYILKENAEIRWSNAIFAICTRKTHIELRHRILILFLQKTDKYVDIHEVEVSKYLLKIVSNLLNNPVLQFIGLPVLDIVNKVIQFEKSMIINNDSETLKSSYSEVLVNLASRIYYNTQLDDILACFLNSYYYEYTNNGSNKLTESQFFHFTEAIIADIKDILIISEKPEVRLKISPFVLSTFNHLYILFPFDAFANIKDTLELLWLKLIDEFYLFDKQYQEEANQKVPGKRQEVYSIPNVEMCILNNIDNNLFLFLEGIEKIISSIPSDEVKKQISITCTTMAQTFKINFLLNYLKFSSNWLADEEDFKYPLSLLLLGVLSTQIEGGSSLAALIDSKIAYSQQKQMWPKYIGYTPTSPASSHGLTNEELYELLSNIDSVSQWIHRISMSQTSSLAKKIPKPFTNHMVMSTSNSFLSLPGNGSLRAALRNGGQTNGSVTSSNENNDITDDNESNELEYSEDMSFLSPNGFNIPGSSSLRSGWSSMRSGHLSRHINLQELKQSKNNTVSEGELSRLVKTRTNTTLGPLNANTAGGPPDRGLAKVHTLTAGSTHVPPPSAALPKEKSNTSGLAFSITGIDFDEDEDGET, from the coding sequence ATGCATTCCTTCTTCAAGCAGAAACACCAGAAACTTATTCTCCAATGCTACCCGTCACCGAAACTTAGTATTGCCGAAACCAAACCCAACCAGGCCGAGTTGAGTTACCTTGTATTCTATGCGTCTTCACGTCGTACCAAGTTAGAGAAAGTCGGTatcttcttgttgaagaaaactgCGTCAGATATATCGCACAAGAGGGTGGGACATTTGAAGGTCACGCTCTACATATTACAAGAacttattgaaaaatgttcAGAGGATATTGGATTTTTGACACCATATTTTCTGAGTATTATGAATGACGTTGTAAGTCTAGGAGATTTGTCAGTTTGTCAATTGGCCAATGAAGTTTTTGTGAAATATTGTGCATTGATTCAACCGACGCAAAGACAAATTCTTTCATTAGACAGCAATGTTTTGAAGACTTTTATTGCTGTGttgaataaatttttggatttctcCCATAATAATCAAAAGGAGTGGCTACGTATTTCATTGAATACATCTTTGGCGATTGCAGACTATATAgacttttcttttgttcaCCTAGAAAGGATCAATCTAATCAAAAAATCATTGGACATGATTTTGAACATGTTGAAAGATACAAGATTTGACGATGAATTGATCAGAACACAAACTACCAGTACTCAACTGTCGCCAaatgatttggatttggatAAACATGCAATCCAATGCTTGAAGTCATTTTTTGACACTTCATCGAAACGCCAATTGGACGAATCTACAAACAGCGTACTATCCTACattttgaaggaaaatgCCGAAATCCGTTGGTCCAATGCAATCTTCGCTATATGTACCAGGAAGACGCACATTGAGTTAAGACATCGGATTTTAATTCTATTCCTTCAGAAAACGGACAAGTATGTCGATATTCACGAGGTGGAAGTTTCTAAATATTTACTGAAAATCGTATCCAACCTACTCAATAACCCAGTACTCCAGTTTATTGGATTGCCAGTGTTAGATATCGTTAACAAAGTCAtacaatttgaaaaatcaatgattaTTAATAATGACTCAGAAACTTTAAAAAGTTCCTATTCCGAAGTCCTTGTAAACTTGGCTAGTAGGATCTATTATAACACTCAGTTGGATGATATTTTGGCGTGTTTCTTAAACTCATATTACTATGAATACACTAATAATGGTTCCAATAAATTAACTGAAtcccaattttttcattttacCGAGGCTATTATTGCCGATATCAAGGACATTCTAATAATTTCCGAGAAACCAGAGGTTAGACTCAAGATATCACCATTTGTTCTATCCACATTCAACCATCTATACATTTTATTCCCCTTCGATGCATTTGCCAATATTAAAGATACATTAGAGTTGTTATGGTTGAAGCTGATTGACGAATTTTATCTATTTGATAAACAGTATCAAGAAGAGGCAAATCAAAAAGTACCAGGCAAGCGACAGGAGGTTTACTCCATTCCCAATGTGGAAATGTGTATCCTCAATAATATAGACAACAacttatttttatttcttgaaggaattgagaaaatcatATCGTCTATTCCAAGTGACGAAGTTAAGAAACAGATTTCGATTACTTGTACAACAATGGCacaaactttcaaaataaactttttgCTGAATTATCTAAAATTCTCATCAAACTGGTTGGcggatgaagaagatttcaaatacCCGTTATCGTTGTTGCTCTTGGGTGTTCTCTCAACACAAATTGAAGGGGGTTCTTCTTTAGCTGCATTGATTGATTCTAAGATTGCGTATTcacaacagaaacaaatgTGGCCTAAGTATATTGGGTACACACCAACGAGTCCAGCAAGCTCACACGGATTAACTAACGAGGAATTATATGAGCTTCTATCGAATATCGATTCGGTTTCCCAATGGATCCATAGGATTAGTATGTCTCAAACATCTTCTTTGGCCAAGAAGATCCCCAAGCCGTTCACCAATCATATGGTGATGTCGACAAGCAACAGTTTTCTATCTCTTCCAGGTAATGGTAGTTTACGTGCGGCATTGAGAAATGGAGGTCAAACCAATGGCAGTGTCACAAGTagcaatgaaaataatgacATAACAGACGATAATGAATCGAACGAGTTGGAGTACAGTGAAGACATGAGTTTCCTTTCGCCAAATGGATTCAATATTCCAGGCTCAAGCAGTCTTCGGAGCGGATGGAGCAGTATGAGGAGCGGTCATTTGTCCCGTCATATCAATCTACAAGAGCTCAAGCAGAGCAAGAACAATACAGTGTCTGAAGGTGAATTAAGTCGTCTTGTAAAGACACGGACAAATACTACACTTGGTCCATTGAATGCCAACACTGCAGGTGGACCACCAGATAGAGGTTTAGCAAAAGTTCACACGCTAACTGCCGGTTCTACCCATGTTCCTCCCCCTAGTGCTGCTcttccaaaagaaaaatccaatACAAGTGGATTGGCATTCTCCATCACtggtattgattttgatgaagatgaagacgGAGAGACGTAG
- a CDS encoding uncharacterized protein (PKUD0A04640; similar to Saccharomyces cerevisiae YMR319C (FET4); ancestral locus Anc_1.537) — translation MVEREEEREERRSLVNKIAMVSWAVIKAILIPPSKGDIKMRCEMATHKNEEFEQEECCKDLVEDSCTEDKFDSRIFKFRNAINSFFRKEKDHVVFNEELEEDEYYITSPLDAFIGYAVDVAGSITVLIIVFALLIGWIIWGCLTGAGDTWQIVMQDGQSIQTYVWNTFLMRQQLDGTEKFLLLYGKLKSRSNTEKRLIERIVENRKNNGFDFNIYSDKVDEFEKRGEIEFKSKSMFDKVSDLVGKVVGSLPTVVLYWMGIFAWIGCGAIPINEGTVEEPQMNTFSNTWQMYVNTATAIELLITTVFLENIRGRSSNYILKQTQTFNELDSDLEYLLRDINKDYYENDLVIVKRNPRDKIQKLISLYAHIVGNGLGLIISICVFSAWLGIGNTMKWNSNWWLIIGTYTGLMGFIDGFALREIFFSITNYESEKYRDLLKDSQDMIDLLGLPIELEPPKKKMTLSDRISIYINRICSNKYSVVFAVVVVLGLIILASGLRWSETAQIICNTPTMIIEGFFLLILVQAHDWANEERIEILSELTRSRVIIHDYITKNSRC, via the coding sequence ATGGTcgaaagagaagaagaacgtgaagaaagaaggaGTTTAGTAAACAAGATAGCTATGGTTTCTTGGGCTGTCATTAAGGCGATTTTGATCCCGCCATCTAAGGGGGACATTAAGATGAGATGCGAGATGGCTACACATAAAAATGAGGAGTTTGAGCAAGAAGAATGCTGTAAAGATCTAGTTGAAGATAGTTGCACTGAGGATAAGTTTGATTCTCggattttcaagtttagaAATGCCATCAATTCCTTCTTCCGGAAGGAGAAAGATCATGTTGTGTTCAACGAAGAgttggaagaagatgaatatTATATTACAAGTCCGTTGGATGCCTTTATTGGTTACGCAGTTGATGTAGCGGGTTCGATTACTGTTCTAATTATAGTTTTCGCCCTATTGATTGGATGGATTATTTGGGGGTGTTTAACTGGTGCAGGAGACACATGGCAAATTGTTATGCAAGATGGTCAATCCATTCAAACCTATGTGTGGAACACCTTTTTGATGAGGCAACAGTTGGATGGCACTGAGAagtttttgttgttatATGGAAAACTGAAGAGCAGATCAAACACCGAAAAAAGATTAATTGAGcgaattgttgaaaatcgGAAAAACAATGGGTTTGACTTCAACATTTATTCCGATAAGGTGGATGAATTTGAGAAGAGAGGCGAGATTGAGTTCAAGAGTAAATCCATGTTTGATAAGGTCAGTGACTTGGTTGGAAAGGTGGTTGGTAGCTTACCAACAGTTGTATTGTATTGGATGGGCATTTTCGCATGGATTGGATGTGGTGCAATACCGATCAATGAGGGTACTGTTGAGGAACCCCAAATGAACACCTTTTCGAATACATGGCAGATGTATGTCAATACCGCAACTGCAATTGAATTATTGATTACCActgttttccttgaaaatattAGGGGCAGAAGTAGTAACTATATCTTGAAGCAGACGCAAACATTCAATGAGCTGGATTCCGATTTGGAGTATCTTTTAAGAGACATCAACAAGGACTACTATGAGAATGATCTCGTTATTGTGAAGAGAAATCCCCGTGATAAAATCCAGAAACTCATTTCGCTTTATGCACATATCGTTGGTAATGGTTTAGGGCTTATTATTTCCATTTGTGTTTTCAGTGCATGGCTAGGTATCGGCAATACCATGAAGTGGAACTCCAACTGGTGGTTGATTATTGGTACTTATACTGGGTTGATGGGATTTATTGATGGGTTTGCGTTGAGAgagattttcttttcaattacCAATTACGaaagtgaaaaatataGAGATTTGCTCAAGGATTCGCAAGACATGATTGATTTACTTGGTTTGCCTATTGAATTGGAGCCcccaaagaagaagatgacgCTATCAGACAGAATATCAATTTATATCAACCGCATATGTTCTAACAAGTATTCTGTTGTGTTTGCCGTGGTGGTTGTGCTTGGATTGATTATTCTTGCCAGTGGACTGAGGTGGTCAGAGACTGCACAAATAATTTGTAATACCCCAACAATGATTATCGAAGGTTTCTTCTTGCTTATATTAGTCCAGGCACATGATTGGGCCAACGAAGAGAGAATAGAGATTTTGAGCGAGTTGACGAGAAGCAGGGTCATTATTCATGATTATATCACAAAGAATAGTAGATGCTAG
- a CDS encoding uncharacterized protein (PKUD0A04660; similar to Saccharomyces cerevisiae YMR263W (SAP30); ancestral locus Anc_8.815): protein MSQSTRQSARNKQKQAYVVPVQKEYVAKYVHNNHPDNANRESQGGVFDFSREELRNYRLKYLNTDNILTPDTHTFQGVLLGGSTNRIAHETATVAREREGRAQGESGVYGTRTEGDLQSAVREHAGESLTVRESDVLVNFVYKVRREQEEGAGKFRVRFNH, encoded by the coding sequence ATGTCGCAGAGCACCAGACAGTCGGCAAGAAACAAGCAGAAACAGGCATACGTGGTCCCCGTGCAGAAGGAGTACGTGGCCAAGTATGTCCATAACAACCATCCAGATAACGCCAATCGAGAATCTCAAGGGGGGgtatttgatttctccagAGAAGAATTACGTAATTATCGTCTAAAGTATTTGAATACAGACAATATTCTCACCCCAGACACGCACACTTTCCAGGGCGTGCTACTTGGCGGTAGCACGAACCGGATTGCGCACGAGACCGCGACGGTTGCGCGCGAGCGGGAGGGGCGGGCGCAGGGCGAGAGCGGAGTGTACGGGACACGCACGGAGGGCGATCTTCAGTCGGCGGTGCGCGAGCACGCGGGGGAGAGTCTCACTGTGAGGGAGAGCGACGTGCTGGTGAACTTTGTCTATAAGGTGCGCCGCGAGCAGGAGGAGGGCGCTGGGAAGTTCCGCGTGCGGTTCAACCACTAG
- a CDS encoding uncharacterized protein (PKUD0A04670; similar to Saccharomyces cerevisiae YML102W (CAC2); ancestral locus Anc_8.817), which produces MGIVVTAKTLALHWHDGANAIYSISAQPLKDGESLRIATGGGDNNIRIWRLLTNSNGEVDGVKYLSNISKHDRAVNCVRFNGQGDLLASGSDDGSVLLFCRSEEIVREFGDDEDEILESWVLVGGHRGSAGMSMKEVYDIAWSPDARLLCLGTMDGTVGVVDASSGALVSTVRAHAQNVQGVSWDPLGEYIVSLGGDRCINIMTFSMGILKSISKSCKIFYGENLETLFRRLTWSPQGSLLVAPCGIINNGANTTNGGTITTAENAVYIFTRASLTTPGPARAVAMLKFRKPPLVVRFSPYRFEPSSSVAHNDAESPVFTGGNRDDACYLFAVATADTVSVFESTTLRCVCTVGNIHYAGITDLTWARAGLLLVASTDGFVSAVNIRYEG; this is translated from the coding sequence ATGGGTATTGTTGTTACTGCCAAGACGTTGGCATTGCACTGGCACGATGGCGCCAATGCCATTTATAGTATTAGTGCGCAGCCGTTGAAAGACGGAGAGAGTTTGCGGATAGCCACTGGTGGGGGGGACAACAATATCAGGATATGGCGGTTATTGACCAATTCCAATGGTGAAGTTGACGGTGTTAAGTATTTGAGTAACATTAGCAAACACGATCGAGCTGTTAATTGTGTGAGGTTCAACGGTCAGGGAGATTTACTAGCGAGCGGGTCAGATGATGGTAGTGTGCTACTCTTTTGTCGTAGCGAGGAGATTGTTCGTGAATTTGGGGACGATGAGGACGAGATACTCGAGAGCTGGGTCCTCGTGGGCGGGCACCGCGGTAGCGCCGGGATGTCCATGAAGGAGGTGTACGATATAGCGTGGTCGCCGGACGCGCGGCTACTTTGCCTGGGGACGATGGACGGGACGGTGGGCGTTGTGGACGCCTCCAGTGGGGCGCTGGTGTCGACGGTGCGTGCACACGCACAGAATGTGCAGGGAGTATCATGGGATCCATTGGGAGAATACATTGTCTCACTAGGTGGGGACCGATGTATAAATATTatgacattttcaatggGGATTTTGAAGAGTATATCCAAATCTTGCAAGATCTTCTATGGGGAGAATCTAGAGACGTTATTTAGAAGGTTAACATGGTCACCTCAAGGTAGTTTATTAGTTGCTCCCTGTGGGATCATTAATAATGGGGCAAATACAACCAATGGTGGCACTATTACTACTGCGGAAAACGCAGTGTATATCTTTACCAGGGCAAGTCTCACCACTCCGGGTCCGGCACGTGCCGTTGCAATGCTGAAGTTCCGCAAACCGCCTCTTGTTGTGCGGTTCTCTCCGTATAGATTTGAGCCCTCCAGCAGCGTCGCCCACAATGACGCTGAGTCGCCTGTTTTTACCGGGGGTAATAGAGACGACGCGTGCTACCTGTTTGCGGTAGCAACAGCCGACACCGTGTCGGTCTTTGAAAGCACAACGCTGCGGTGTGTGTGCACCGTGGGGAACATCCACTATGCGGGGATTACCGATCTCACATGGGCGCGGGCGGGACTTCTCCTTGTGGCGTCGACAGACGGGTTTGTCTCTGCGGTGAACATCAGGTACGAGGGGTAG
- a CDS encoding uncharacterized protein (PKUD0A04680) encodes MSLSSRNLRPQYHHTQQQHPPRAMSMTSSLRGSGVSRSTSMNGYSMRIQGRTQRPGSVNSRANSLTGGYAYQSRQAGGSSRNTSRANSLKSNSTTTKIVKTTEEKDESGRTKTITKTTIERRGDVKIVRTTIIQPANEAIDELDELNEFNEMDELDELQGFDDSGNDGADHHEENEHYEGNENDYLHPSPDPRVNGAASAAAAALGLRRQLHPVSSGPIRVQRNQQVQPIPQVQKRVQSPPSRRSEVRFSDFSSTGDDYPMYEEDEHEELAHVGGNGSECHSPNSPVVRKDSVTASPETPSSFHARAQSRLSEIQEVTENYDYTSEDQVDTVDMNQQMGNRVAAKEIPGEDTTTNGVHGPPAITNIMPTPPHSYRNLSAPVQSKDAPNTHLQSNGEDTESYGSNNRAPRRLKSVLKNSSSSSMVNSPLTPEHTGFENFGGYSSTVGVGTGQVSHPRRTLSPAPALGPASKPLAVTPAVVTSERKELTPEEMYALALQAAEKKVYGDRIEGGGSDDLTSRNTIKNANIGESKNISGKTAVGKSQSGVPYKSNAQGVGFRMHSMREPGPKVSRFSREYNEAGGMKKLLKSKQKEEKRGWESERKARAGELVEELKPQVEHEVEMMPVDAEVELAILQKQEELGKSIGGLGEQVEGKSVGSPSSPSKLKRMFGLGKKKAHSRGGSVDSSSKKLFTFGKPDGSLNDSKAKRASAETAVPDADVAGHGVTGLGLEPTVVPGVEMPTIVENGGLRDGDGDGYTNGGEEAGLNMSLRGASVGDSVEPEEFTDALSSLDVPVEKMVVNAREGAGNVETSVTGKGREDASRVEKEEGGKVKRNNRFMKFFNL; translated from the coding sequence ATGTCGCTAAGCAGCCGTAATTTGAGACCACAATACCACCACACACAGCAGCAGCATCCACCACGAGCAATGTCGATGACGAGCTCCCTAAGAGGTAGTGGGGTTTCTCGGTCCACGTCGATGAATGGCTATTCGATGAGAATACAGGGCAGGACGCAACGGCCGGGCTCTGTCAATTCCAGGGCAAATTCTTTAACAGGCGGTTATGCGTATCAATCACGCCAAGCTGGTGGTAGTTCCAGGAACACATCGCGTGCCAACTCCTTGAAGTCCAACTCCACTACTACCAAGATTGTCAAAACCACAGAAGAGAAGGACGAGAGTGGACGTACGAAAACAATTACCAAGACAACCATCGAGAGAAGAGGCGATGTAAAGATTGTTCGTACCACGATTATCCAACCTGCAAACGAAGCAATTGACGAGCTGGACGAATTGaatgaattcaatgaaatgGACGAATTGGATGAATTGCAAggttttgatgattctggTAATGATGGAGCAGATCACCACGAGGAAAACGAGCATTATGAAGGTAATGAGAATGATTATCTACATCCAAGTCCGGATCCACGAGTGAATGGAGCTGCCAGTGCAGCTGCAGCTGCGTTAGGATTGCGTAGACAATTACATCCTGTTAGCAGTGGACCAATTAGAGTACAACGGAATCAACAAGTCCAGCCTATACCTCAAGTGCAAAAAAGGGTCCAATCTCCTCCATCGCGTCGATCAGAAGTCCGGTTCAGTGATTTCAGTAGCACAGGAGATGACTACCCCATgtatgaagaagatgagCATGAGGAGTTAGCCCATGTTGGCGGAAACGGGTCTGAATGCCATTCACCAAACTCCCCGGTTGTGAGGAAGGATTCAGTAACAGCAAGTCCAGAAACCCCTAGCAGTTTCCATGCGAGAGCACAGTCTAGACTATCTGAGATCCAAGAAGTTACTGAAAACTATGATTATACATCTGAGGACCAAGTTGACACTGTTGACATGAACCAGCAGATGGGCAACAGAGTTGCAGCAAAAGAAATCCCAGGTGAAGACACTACAACTAATGGTGTACATGGACCACCGGCTATTACCAATATAATGCCGACTCCACCTCATAGCTATAGGAACTTGAGCGCACCAGTACAGTCTAAGGATGCGCCAAATACACACTTACAAAGCAACGGCGAAGATACAGAATCGTATGGGTCTAATAACAGGGCACCAAGGAGACTAAAGtctgttttgaaaaacagtTCATCGTCATCTATGGTGAACAGTCCGCTGACACCTGAACATACTGGATTTGAGAACTTTGGTGGTTATTCAAGCACTGTTGGTGTTGGAACAGGTCAAGTAAGTCACCCTAGAAGAACGCTGTCGCCAGCACCGGCATTGGGGCCAGCATCAAAACCGTTGGCTGTGACACCGGCCGTTGTTACAAGTGAGAGGAAGGAGCTGACGCCCGAGGAAATGTACGCCCTTGCATTACAAGCGGCTGAAAAGAAGGTGTATGGAGACCGTATTGAAGGTGGTGGTAGCGACGACCTAACTAGTCGGAATACAATTAAGAATGCAAACATTGGCGAGAGCAAGAATATATCAGGGAAAACGGCAGTGGGGAAGTCCCAGTCAGGAGTGCCATACAAATCCAATGCTCAAGGAGTTGGTTTCCGAATGCATTCGATGCGGGAACCTGGACCGAAAGTGAGTCGCTTTAGTAGGGAGTATAACGAAGCTGGAGGAATGAAGAAACTACTCAAGAGCAAACaaaaggaggagaagaGAGGATGGGAGAGTGAGAGGAAAGCCCGTGCTGGTGAGCTAGTTGAGGAGTTGAAGCCACAAGTTGAGCATGAAGTTGAGATGATGCCTGTTGATGCAGAAGTTGAATTAGCGATTCTGCAGAAGCAGGAGGAGCTAGGTAAAAGTATAGGCGGTTTGGGTGAACAAGTGGAGGGGAAGTCTGTGGGCAGTCCCAGTTCACCAAGCAAGCTCAAGCGGATGTTTGGGTTggggaagaagaaggcCCATTCCAGGGGGGGTTCTGTTGATTCGAGCAGCAAGAAGCTGTTTACGTTTGGCAAGCCCGATGGAAGTTTGAATGATTCCAAGGCCAAGAGAGCGTCAGCTGAAACAGCCGTGCCAGATGCGGATGTTGCAGGGCATGGTGTCACTGGTTTAGGATTGGAGCCTACCGTAGTGCCCGGGGTAGAAATGCCGAcgattgttgaaaatggagGTCTACGAGATGGCGATGGAGATGGTTATACCAACGGAGGCGAAGAGGCTGGTCTCAACATGAGTTTACGGGGGGCGTCTGTGGGGGACAGTGTTGAACCTGAAGAGTTTACCGATGCCTTATCGAGTTTGGACGTTCCTGTTGAGAAGATGGTTGTTAATGCAAGAGAGGGTGCCGGCAATGTCGAGACAAGTGTTACAGGTAAGGGGCGCGAAGATGCGAGCCGTGTCGAGAAGGAAGAAGGTGGCAAGGTGAAGAGGAACAACAGGTTCATGaagttcttcaaccttTAA
- a CDS encoding uncharacterized protein (PKUD0A04650; similar to Saccharomyces cerevisiae YDL120W (YFH1); ancestral locus Anc_2.309) — MYRFIPLIKRVNFRPCYSVSRICLYPVERVRLPTWKRFNAITASTDGSTIPDDVKNLTLEEYHKNSSETLDIILDDLDSFFEENRIMDADVDSDSGVMEINVSEGTYIINKQPPTKQIWVSSPISGPRRFDLHNGQWICLRDNTKLCELLNEELNLMYGKLSWSQKF, encoded by the coding sequence ATGTACAGATTCATCCCTCTGATCAAGAGAGTCAACTTTCGCCCTTGCTACAGTGTCTCGCGTATATGTCTTTATCCTGTTGAACGAGTGCGTCTTCCAACTTGGAAACGTTTCAATGCAATCACAGCATCCACCGATGGATCCACCATCCCGGACGACGTGAAGAACCTCACCCTCGAGGAGTATCACAAGAATTCGTCGGAAACTCTAGACATTATCCTGGATGACCTGGATTCCTTCTTTGAGGAAAACAGGATAATGGACGCCGACGTGGACTCGGATTCGGGCGTGATGGAAATCAACGTCAGTGAAGGGACGtatatcatcaacaagCAGCCGCCAACTAAACAGATCTGGGTAAGCTCTCCCATCAGCGGGCCTCGTAGGTTCGACCTACACAATGGCCAATGGATCTGTTTGCGGGATAACACAAAGTTATGTGAGCTGCTCAATGAAGAACTCAACCTCATGTATGGCAAATTAAGCTGGTCTCAGAAGTTCTAA
- a CDS encoding uncharacterized protein (PKUD0A04630), translating to MSMSLEVFQEENPNGGNLNANTENIEEDWPDMEIDPYVGLVRTIENMQLVEVPFYKLKWKRIATSHGNLDYDLTKESLAQFEDNVINLISNIEIHPVVKEIIYRMLSSWDIEALTSHGLDAAFLDLRVDGKTVHKYREYKELMEIVEMKISDIFSAVNFDCLMDGVKQCPTFSQCTNILRLRDGRDKFNLSTLSIAHKYYVVRETLLSQERG from the coding sequence ATGAGCATGTCTCTGGAAGTGTTTCAGGAAGAGAACCCCAATGGAGGCAATTTGAATGCCAATACAGAGAATATCGAGGAGGATTGGCCAGATATGGAGATCGATCCGTATGTTGGACTGGTACGTACTATTGAGAACATGCAGCTGGTCGAGGTGCCATTCTATaaattgaaatggaaaaggaTAGCTACAAGTCACGGGAACTTGGACTATGATCTAACAAAGGAGTCACTTGCGCAATTTGAGGACAATGTGATTAATCTAATCTCCAATATCGAAATACATCCCGTTGTTAAGGAGATCATCTATCGAATGCTTTCATCCTGGGATATTGAAGCCTTAACTTCACACGGACTCGATGCAGCGTTCTTGGATTTACGGGTAGACGGGAAAACTGTGCATAAGTACAGAGAGTACAAGGAACTGATGGAAATAGtggaaatgaaaataagTGACATTTTCAGTGCCGTCAATTTTGATTGCTTGATGGATGGTGTGAAGCAGTGTCCCACTTTTAGCCAATGCACAAATATCTTAAGACTACGTGATGGGCGggataaattcaatttatCCACCTTGTCAATAGCACACAAGTACTATGTTGTTCGTGAGACACTTTTATCACAGGAGAGAGGGTAG